In a genomic window of Fimbriiglobus ruber:
- a CDS encoding SdrD B-like domain-containing protein, whose product MIAPSVVSGVVYRDANNNGAQGGGEPGIQNVILNLTGTDDQGNAVNQTTVTDANGTYTFSVRPSQSGTGYTLTETQPSGYLQGKDTIGSLGGDPVSQTPTTDTVPNIEVPVYTHGTSYNFGELQPASLSGSVFAESDNNAIQNAGEPPIAGVTLVLTGTNDLGVITPITAATNASGQYSFTSLRPATGNGYTITETQPTGYNEEKDNPGSPVGNVTVQDVISAIPLGVGVSGTSYNFAESGAALSGTVYEDKNANGVFDGGDGGVSGATLTLTGTDIAGNAVNVTTTTNAGGAFAFSYLRQSNAAGYTITETQPAGYLEGRDTAGNLAGNTAVQDVISGIVTTTGSAGTSYNFGEVMPAQLSGAVFVDPNLNAVKDAGEPAISGVTLVLTGTDAYGASVALTTTTNSAGAYSFTSLRPSNGAGYTVTETQPAGFNEGIDNAGSPAGNINVQDVISAIPVADNGTGTSYNFGELGASISGTIYEDKNADGVLDAGDAGISGVTVVLTGSDITGTAITPITATTNASGQFTFSNLRQSNGPGYTITETQPSGYLEGADTVGTFGAAAVGSGTVQDVISGVVTPSGGTGTSYNFGAVKPAQLSGAVFVDPNRNGIQDPGEPAISGVTLVLTGQDAFGASANATATTNSAGAYSFTSLRPSNGAGYTVTETQPTGFNEGVDNAGSPAGSISAQDVISAIPVADNGNGTSYNFGELGASISGVVYQDTNLDGVLDAGDTGLTGVTVVLTGSDITGAAITPITATTNASGQFTLSNLRQSNAAGYTITETQPGAFAEGADTVGNFGGAAVGNGSVQDIISGIVTPSGGAGTSYNFGELSPGNLSGRVFVDGNNNGVFDGTDSGISGVTLVLSGMTVFGAPVAMTTTTDATGQYGFTAVPPSNASGYTITETQPSGFLEGVDTVGSLSGNDSVQDVVSSIVLPNGGNGTSYNFAELNPITIAGTVFLDANNNGIQDPGDVGLAGVTVVVTGTDYSGHSVNQVQTTNGSGDYTFISLSPSNGAGYTVTETQPIGYGQGIDTAGNPTNGNTTVQDAISVIIATTPNTNLVGYNFAEIGQSLSGTVYEDKDASGSLTAGDSFLSGVTLVLTGVDDAGNPVDLTVTTNASGVYSFVNLRSSNGVGYTITETQPGGFLEGLDTQGSLGGNIGVIDVVSGIVLGSTNGTSYNFGEVSPASLSGVVFDDSGNNDGVKQAGDPAISGVTLVLTGTDAFGGTVSQTQVTGASGTYAFTSLRPSNGSGYTVTESQPATFLQGRDTAGVPSDGTIASQTATQDVINAIAVGDAAALVSYNFGELQASSLSGTVFADPTGNAIRQVGDPGIAGVTVVLTGADFAGNSVNQTQTTDSSGDYTFTGLPPSNGAGYTITESQPSGYNQGSDNPGNPAGNVTVQDVISGIVVGAGGVTGTSYNFAETGESLSGTVYEDTDASGSLTGGDVAIAGVTLVLTGTDIAGAAVTVTVTTDASGVYSFTNVRSSNAAGYTITETQPGGFLEGADTQGSLGGDISVIDVVSGVVLGLANGTSYNFGEVSPASLSGVVFDDSANNDGVKQAGDPAIPGVTLVLTGTDAFGGTVSQTQVTGASGTYAFTSLRPSNGSGYTVTESQPATFLQGRDTAGVPSDGTIASQTATQDVINAIAVGDAAALVSYNFGELQASSLSGTVFNDFNGNGTQDSGELGIAGVTLVLTGTDFAGDSINQTQTTDSSGDFTFTGLRPSNGAGYTITESQPANAVQGIDTAGSPTDGTVASQTATQDVINAIAINANAALVGFNFGELKGVSLSGVVFDNSAGNDGLMQTGEPPIARVTVVLSGTSSHGPITPITTTTGADGSFVFSNLLPSAGGGYTVTETQPSGFLQGKDTAGSPASGTVSQNGSQDVVSGITTNGTDLTGYNFAELEPASISGRVFSDLNNDGLFQPGEGPIAGVTVVLTGTDDTGAAVSLTSTTGNDGAYQFTNLRPSRAGGYVLTVTQPAGFTPGLEHAGELGGSPTQNTISAIFVVAGNNGADYNFAEIGGSLSGFVFNDFNYNGVFDTPVETGIAGSTVALTGVDTVGNAVAATTTTGSDGSFTFDNLRQSNAAGYTLTESPPTGYFAGTDTAGTLAGSTNVPNVVSNIVLASGANGVDYRFAELQSPAITSAAATTLTVGTAGTFTVTTGPDFPAVTLSESGALPAGVTFVDNGDGTATLAGTPAVGVGGTFVLTITAANSVTPDATQAFTLTVDEAPSITSAAATTLAVGTAGAFTVTTAHDFPTATALTESGTLPVGVTFHDNGDGTATLAGTPAAGTGGTYTLTVTAANGVTPDATQTYTLTVNEPPTITSAAATTLTVGTAGAFTVATAHDFPAATTLTESGTLPTGITFVDNGDGTATLAGTPAAGAGGTYTLTVTAANGVTPDATQAFTLTVDEAPSITSAAATTLTVGTAGTFTVATGHDFPTATLTETGALPVGVTFHDNGDGIATLAGTPAVGTGGTYAFTITAVNGVTPDATQTFTLTVDELPTITSAATTTLTVGAAGTFTVATGHDFPTATLTETGALPVGVTFHDNGDGTATLAGTPAAGVGGTFAVTITAANGVTPDATQTFTLTVDEAPSITSAATTTFITGVAGTFTVATGHDFPGATTLTETGTLPSGVTFVDDGDGTATLGGTPAAGAGGTYTFTITAANGVTPNATQTFTLTVDEPPTITSAATTTFTTGAAGTFTVATEHDFPTATTLTETGALPSGVTFVDDGDGTATLAGTPAAGVGGTFALTITAANGVTPDATQTFTLTVDEAPSITSAAATTLTTGAAGAFTVTTAHDFPTATALSESGTLPSGVTFVDNGDGTASLAGTPAAGAGGTYAFTITAANGVTPDATQAFTLTVDEAPPITSAAATTLTVGTAGAFTVTTGHDFPTATTLTESGTLPTGVTFVDNGDGIATLAGTPAGGTGGTYAFTITAANGVTPNATQTFTLTVDEAPSITSAAATTLTVGTAGTFTVATGHDFPTATLTETGALPAGVTFVDSGDGTATLAGTPAAGTGGTYSLTVTAANGVAPDATQAFTLTVDASPVFTSTTIATTSRTGTAVSTTLTASGFPVPIFSIASGQLPTGLTLNPNTGAITGTPTAVGTFSGTFATTNSAGAADQPFTLTISPSQLNQNDVSVFAISGSATSTPLNSDGSSAGSPVTPFGTVGTVTAVADVTGDGTPDQIIGSGPGIRATVVVVDGATGAIVMTLHPFEDSFTGGVFVAAADVNGDGYADIAVSADVTGGGRVQIYDGKTGMLLADFFGIADSSFRGGARVAFGDVNGDGRPDLIVSAGDGGGPRIAIFDGRTLEPGQTPTRLVSDFFAFEPTLRDGAYVTAGDVNGDGKADLIFGGGPTGAPRVLVVDGSTLLSSQGQTLTPLADFFAGDSTLRGGVVVAAKDLDGDNQEDLVVAVPQTNGTAEVFSYLGKDLAPGTTPPVFKEYGPVEDPLGVYVG is encoded by the coding sequence GTGATCGCACCCTCGGTTGTTTCCGGCGTTGTGTACAGAGATGCCAACAATAATGGCGCACAGGGCGGCGGAGAGCCCGGCATCCAGAACGTCATCTTGAATTTGACCGGGACGGACGACCAGGGCAATGCGGTCAATCAGACGACGGTGACGGATGCCAACGGCACCTACACATTCTCGGTGCGGCCGAGCCAGAGTGGCACCGGTTATACTTTGACGGAAACTCAACCGAGCGGCTATCTTCAGGGTAAAGATACCATCGGTTCCTTGGGCGGAGACCCCGTTTCGCAGACGCCGACGACGGACACGGTGCCAAACATCGAAGTGCCGGTTTACACCCACGGCACGAGCTATAACTTCGGCGAACTTCAACCCGCATCACTCAGCGGCAGCGTATTCGCGGAAAGCGACAACAACGCCATCCAGAATGCCGGCGAGCCGCCCATCGCCGGAGTGACCTTGGTACTGACGGGCACCAATGACTTGGGCGTCATTACCCCAATCACAGCCGCCACGAACGCCTCGGGGCAATATTCATTTACAAGCTTGCGGCCTGCCACCGGCAACGGTTACACCATTACGGAGACCCAGCCGACCGGCTATAACGAGGAAAAAGACAACCCGGGCTCTCCCGTCGGAAACGTTACCGTCCAAGACGTCATTTCCGCCATCCCCCTCGGCGTCGGCGTTTCTGGAACGAGTTACAACTTCGCGGAGAGCGGGGCGGCCCTCTCCGGCACGGTTTACGAGGATAAGAACGCCAACGGCGTGTTTGATGGGGGGGACGGCGGTGTCTCAGGCGCCACACTGACACTTACCGGCACCGATATCGCGGGCAATGCCGTGAATGTCACTACCACCACGAACGCAGGCGGCGCGTTCGCTTTTAGTTATCTACGACAGAGCAACGCCGCGGGTTACACTATCACGGAGACCCAGCCGGCCGGATATCTGGAAGGGCGCGACACGGCCGGGAATCTCGCCGGCAACACTGCCGTACAGGACGTCATTTCGGGCATCGTGACGACGACGGGATCCGCGGGAACCAGCTACAATTTCGGCGAGGTTATGCCGGCCCAGCTGAGCGGCGCCGTCTTCGTCGATCCCAATCTGAACGCCGTTAAAGACGCGGGCGAGCCGGCGATCAGCGGTGTTACGCTCGTGCTCACCGGCACGGATGCTTACGGTGCATCTGTCGCTCTGACGACGACGACCAACAGTGCCGGTGCTTACAGCTTCACCAGCCTACGGCCGAGCAACGGCGCGGGTTACACCGTCACGGAAACACAACCGGCCGGATTCAACGAAGGGATCGACAACGCGGGTAGCCCTGCCGGTAATATCAACGTCCAGGATGTGATCTCCGCGATTCCCGTCGCCGACAACGGCACCGGCACCAGCTACAACTTTGGCGAACTCGGGGCCTCGATTTCCGGCACGATCTACGAGGACAAGAACGCCGACGGCGTGCTAGACGCGGGCGACGCGGGTATCAGCGGCGTTACGGTCGTCCTCACGGGATCAGATATCACCGGCACCGCAATCACTCCGATCACGGCGACAACCAACGCTTCAGGACAGTTCACTTTCAGCAACCTGCGTCAAAGCAACGGGCCAGGATATACGATCACCGAAACGCAGCCTAGCGGGTACCTGGAGGGTGCCGACACGGTCGGCACTTTCGGCGCCGCGGCGGTCGGCAGCGGGACGGTGCAAGACGTGATCTCAGGGGTCGTTACACCGTCGGGCGGCACGGGAACCAGCTACAACTTCGGTGCAGTTAAACCAGCCCAGCTGAGCGGCGCCGTCTTCGTCGATCCCAATCGGAACGGCATTCAAGATCCGGGCGAGCCGGCGATCAGCGGTGTTACGCTCGTGCTCACTGGACAGGACGCGTTCGGCGCGTCGGCCAATGCAACCGCGACGACCAACAGTGCCGGTGCTTACAGCTTCACCAGCCTACGGCCGAGCAACGGAGCCGGTTACACCGTCACGGAAACACAGCCGACCGGATTCAACGAAGGGGTCGACAACGCGGGTAGCCCTGCCGGCAGTATCAGCGCCCAGGATGTGATCTCCGCGATTCCCGTCGCCGATAACGGCAACGGCACCAGCTATAACTTCGGTGAACTCGGAGCATCGATTTCCGGTGTCGTTTATCAAGACACCAATCTCGACGGCGTGCTGGACGCAGGCGACACGGGCCTTACCGGCGTGACGGTCGTGCTTACGGGATCGGATATCACCGGCGCCGCGATCACTCCGATCACGGCGACAACCAACGCTTCAGGACAATTCACTCTCAGCAACCTGCGTCAAAGCAACGCCGCCGGTTACACGATTACCGAGACGCAGCCGGGCGCATTCGCGGAGGGCGCCGATACGGTCGGCAATTTCGGCGGCGCCGCGGTCGGCAACGGCTCGGTGCAAGACATCATTTCGGGCATCGTCACCCCGTCGGGCGGGGCGGGCACAAGTTACAACTTCGGCGAATTGAGCCCCGGAAACCTGTCCGGACGCGTCTTCGTCGACGGCAACAACAATGGCGTATTTGACGGGACTGATTCCGGCATTTCCGGGGTCACACTTGTCCTGTCCGGGATGACGGTCTTCGGCGCCCCCGTCGCCATGACGACCACGACCGACGCCACCGGTCAGTATGGGTTTACGGCAGTGCCGCCGAGCAATGCTTCGGGTTACACGATCACCGAAACGCAACCCTCGGGTTTTCTCGAAGGCGTCGATACCGTTGGAAGTCTAAGCGGCAACGACAGCGTTCAGGATGTCGTCTCTTCCATCGTGCTGCCCAACGGCGGCAATGGCACAAGCTACAACTTCGCGGAACTGAATCCGATCACAATTGCCGGGACGGTATTCCTCGATGCGAACAACAACGGCATTCAAGACCCGGGTGATGTCGGGCTCGCGGGTGTAACGGTCGTCGTGACAGGCACCGATTACAGCGGCCATTCCGTCAACCAGGTTCAGACCACGAACGGGTCGGGCGATTACACCTTCATCAGCCTGAGCCCTTCCAACGGCGCCGGCTACACCGTCACCGAGACGCAACCAATCGGCTACGGTCAGGGCATTGATACGGCCGGAAATCCCACCAACGGCAATACCACGGTCCAAGACGCCATCAGCGTCATCATCGCCACGACGCCCAACACAAATCTCGTCGGATATAATTTCGCGGAAATTGGTCAGAGCCTGTCCGGAACGGTGTACGAAGACAAGGACGCGAGCGGCAGTCTGACCGCGGGCGATAGCTTCCTGTCAGGTGTGACGCTGGTGTTAACCGGAGTCGATGACGCCGGCAACCCCGTCGACCTGACCGTCACGACCAACGCCTCGGGCGTGTACTCGTTTGTGAATTTGCGTTCGAGCAACGGCGTCGGTTACACGATCACCGAAACCCAACCCGGCGGATTCCTTGAAGGGTTAGACACGCAAGGAAGTCTCGGCGGCAATATCGGGGTGATCGACGTCGTCTCCGGGATCGTTCTCGGTTCCACGAATGGCACCAGTTATAACTTCGGCGAAGTGTCTCCGGCGAGCCTTTCGGGGGTGGTCTTCGACGACAGCGGCAACAACGACGGCGTCAAGCAGGCGGGCGATCCAGCGATCTCCGGCGTGACGTTGGTGTTGACGGGTACGGATGCGTTCGGCGGGACGGTTTCTCAGACGCAGGTGACCGGGGCGTCGGGTACATACGCGTTCACGAGTCTGCGGCCGAGCAATGGGTCGGGGTACACGGTCACCGAGAGTCAGCCCGCGACCTTCCTGCAAGGCCGGGATACGGCCGGTGTTCCGAGCGACGGCACGATCGCCTCGCAAACGGCGACGCAAGACGTTATTAACGCGATCGCCGTCGGCGACGCCGCCGCTCTCGTCAGTTATAACTTCGGCGAACTGCAAGCGAGTTCGCTCTCCGGCACCGTCTTCGCCGATCCCACCGGGAATGCGATTCGGCAAGTCGGCGACCCCGGCATCGCCGGCGTCACGGTGGTCCTGACCGGGGCCGACTTCGCCGGCAATAGCGTCAATCAGACCCAGACGACGGATTCGTCCGGCGACTATACGTTCACCGGTCTGCCGCCGAGCAATGGTGCGGGCTACACCATCACCGAAAGTCAACCGAGTGGTTACAACCAGGGCTCCGACAACCCGGGCAACCCCGCCGGCAACGTTACGGTGCAGGACGTCATTTCTGGGATAGTTGTCGGCGCGGGCGGGGTCACGGGGACGAGCTACAATTTCGCCGAGACCGGCGAGAGCCTGTCCGGAACGGTCTACGAGGACACGGACGCGAGCGGCAGTTTGACGGGGGGTGATGTCGCCATTGCGGGTGTGACGCTGGTGTTAACCGGAACCGACATCGCCGGCGCCGCGGTCACCGTCACCGTTACGACCGACGCCTCGGGCGTGTACTCGTTTACGAACGTGCGTTCGAGCAACGCTGCCGGTTACACGATCACCGAGACCCAACCCGGCGGATTCCTGGAGGGCGCGGACACGCAAGGAAGTCTCGGCGGCGATATCAGCGTAATCGACGTCGTCTCCGGGGTCGTCCTCGGTCTCGCGAACGGCACCAGTTATAACTTCGGCGAAGTGTCGCCCGCGAGCCTGTCGGGGGTGGTGTTCGACGACAGCGCCAACAACGACGGGGTCAAGCAGGCGGGCGACCCGGCGATCCCCGGGGTGACGTTGGTGTTGACGGGTACGGATGCGTTCGGCGGGACGGTTTCGCAGACGCAGGTGACCGGGGCGTCGGGCACGTACGCGTTCACGAGTCTGCGGCCGAGCAATGGGTCGGGGTACACGGTCACCGAGAGTCAGCCCGCGACCTTCCTGCAAGGCCGGGATACGGCCGGTGTTCCGAGCGACGGCACGATCGCCTCGCAAACGGCGACGCAAGACGTTATTAACGCGATCGCCGTCGGCGACGCCGCCGCTCTCGTCAGTTATAACTTCGGCGAGTTGCAAGCGAGTTCGCTCTCCGGCACCGTTTTCAACGACTTCAACGGCAACGGCACTCAGGACTCTGGGGAACTCGGCATCGCCGGCGTCACGTTGGTCCTGACCGGGACGGACTTCGCCGGCGATAGCATCAATCAGACTCAGACGACGGACTCTTCCGGCGACTTCACGTTTACCGGTCTGCGGCCGAGCAATGGTGCGGGCTACACCATCACCGAAAGCCAACCCGCCAATGCGGTCCAGGGCATCGACACGGCGGGTTCGCCGACCGACGGTACGGTTGCCTCGCAAACGGCGACGCAAGACGTTATTAACGCGATCGCAATCAACGCGAATGCCGCTCTGGTCGGATTTAATTTCGGGGAATTGAAGGGCGTCTCATTGTCCGGCGTCGTCTTCGACAACAGTGCCGGCAACGACGGCTTGATGCAGACGGGCGAACCACCCATAGCGAGAGTTACAGTGGTGCTTTCGGGCACCAGCAGCCACGGACCGATTACACCGATCACCACGACCACGGGTGCCGACGGGTCTTTTGTCTTCAGCAACCTGCTGCCGAGTGCCGGCGGCGGTTACACGGTGACCGAAACTCAACCGTCCGGTTTCCTGCAAGGGAAGGACACTGCCGGTTCGCCCGCCAGCGGCACCGTCTCTCAGAACGGGTCACAAGACGTCGTTTCCGGAATTACGACGAACGGAACAGATCTTACCGGATACAACTTTGCCGAGTTGGAGCCCGCAAGCATTTCCGGCAGGGTCTTCTCCGACCTCAACAACGACGGTCTTTTCCAGCCCGGTGAAGGACCGATCGCCGGCGTCACCGTGGTTCTGACTGGAACCGACGACACGGGCGCGGCGGTTTCACTGACATCGACCACGGGCAACGACGGCGCTTACCAGTTCACAAATCTCCGCCCGTCAAGAGCCGGCGGTTACGTACTCACCGTGACTCAACCGGCGGGATTCACTCCGGGACTGGAGCACGCCGGCGAGCTCGGCGGCAGTCCGACTCAAAACACGATCTCCGCCATATTTGTCGTCGCTGGCAATAACGGCGCCGACTACAACTTTGCCGAAATCGGCGGTTCGCTCTCCGGTTTCGTCTTCAACGATTTCAATTACAACGGCGTCTTCGATACGCCTGTCGAAACCGGAATCGCGGGCTCCACCGTCGCCCTGACCGGCGTCGACACGGTCGGCAACGCGGTCGCGGCGACCACCACGACCGGTTCGGACGGAAGCTTTACCTTCGACAATTTGCGACAGTCCAATGCCGCGGGCTATACGCTCACCGAAAGCCCGCCGACCGGATACTTCGCCGGCACCGATACCGCCGGCACACTCGCCGGCAGTACGAATGTGCCAAATGTCGTCTCAAATATCGTCTTGGCTTCCGGCGCGAATGGTGTTGACTACCGCTTCGCCGAACTGCAATCGCCGGCCATCACCAGCGCGGCTGCGACCACGCTCACCGTCGGCACGGCCGGAACGTTCACCGTCACCACCGGGCCCGACTTCCCAGCCGTCACCCTTTCGGAATCGGGTGCCCTCCCGGCCGGGGTCACATTCGTCGACAACGGGGACGGTACCGCCACTCTCGCTGGGACACCGGCCGTCGGGGTCGGCGGGACGTTCGTCCTGACGATCACCGCGGCCAACAGCGTCACACCCGATGCCACCCAGGCATTCACACTCACCGTCGACGAGGCGCCGTCGATCACCAGCGCGGCTGCGACCACGCTCGCCGTCGGTACGGCCGGAGCGTTCACCGTCACCACCGCCCACGACTTCCCGACCGCTACCGCCCTGACCGAGTCAGGTACGCTCCCGGTCGGGGTCACCTTCCACGACAACGGGGACGGCACCGCCACCCTCGCCGGCACACCGGCCGCCGGGACCGGGGGCACGTACACCCTCACCGTCACCGCGGCCAACGGCGTCACTCCCGACGCCACCCAGACGTACACACTCACTGTCAACGAACCACCGACTATCACGAGCGCGGCTGCGACCACGCTCACCGTCGGTACGGCCGGAGCGTTCACCGTCGCCACCGCCCACGACTTCCCAGCCGCGACCACCCTGACCGAGTCGGGTACGCTCCCGACCGGCATCACATTCGTCGACAACGGGGACGGTACCGCGACCCTCGCTGGGACACCGGCCGCTGGGGCCGGTGGGACGTACACCCTGACCGTCACCGCGGCCAACGGTGTCACACCCGATGCCACCCAGGCTTTCACGCTGACCGTCGACGAGGCGCCGTCGATCACCAGCGCGGCTGCGACCACGCTCACTGTCGGTACGGCCGGAACCTTCACTGTTGCCACCGGGCATGACTTCCCGACCGCCACGCTCACCGAAACCGGCGCCCTCCCGGTCGGGGTGACCTTCCACGACAACGGCGACGGGATCGCTACCCTCGCTGGGACACCGGCCGTCGGGACCGGCGGGACGTACGCGTTCACCATCACTGCGGTCAACGGCGTCACCCCGGACGCCACCCAGACGTTCACCCTCACCGTCGACGAACTACCGACTATCACCAGCGCGGCCACAACCACGCTCACCGTCGGTGCGGCCGGAACCTTCACTGTTGCCACCGGGCATGACTTCCCGACCGCCACGCTCACCGAAACCGGCGCCCTCCCGGTCGGGGTGACCTTCCACGACAACGGGGACGGCACCGCCACCCTCGCCGGCACACCGGCCGCTGGGGTCGGCGGGACGTTCGCCGTGACTATCACCGCGGCCAACGGCGTCACGCCCGATGCCACCCAGACGTTCACACTGACCGTCGACGAGGCTCCGTCGATCACCAGCGCGGCCACAACCACCTTCATCACGGGTGTCGCCGGAACCTTCACTGTTGCCACCGGGCACGACTTCCCGGGCGCGACCACGCTCACCGAAACCGGTACCCTTCCCTCCGGGGTCACGTTCGTCGACGACGGCGACGGGACCGCCACACTGGGCGGGACACCGGCCGCTGGGGCCGGTGGGACGTACACGTTCACCATCACTGCGGCCAACGGCGTCACTCCCAACGCCACCCAGACGTTCACACTCACCGTCGACGAACCACCGACTATCACCAGCGCGGCCACTACCACCTTCACCACGGGTGCCGCCGGAACATTCACTGTTGCCACCGAGCACGACTTCCCGACCGCCACCACGCTCACCGAAACTGGCGCCCTTCCCTCCGGGGTCACGTTCGTCGACGACGGCGACGGGACCGCCACGCTGGCCGGCACACCGGCCGCTGGAGTCGGCGGGACGTTCGCCCTGACTATCACCGCGGCCAACGGCGTCACACCGGATGCCACCCAGACGTTCACACTCACCGTCGACGAGGCTCCGTCGATCACCAGCGCGGCTGCGACCACGCTCACCACGGGTGCCGCCGGAGCGTTCACCGTCACCACCGCCCACGACTTCCCGACTGCCACCGCTCTTTCGGAATCGGGTACCCTGCCCTCCGGCGTCACATTCGTCGACAACGGCGACGGGACTGCTTCCCTCGCCGGGACGCCGGCCGCTGGGGCCGGCGGGACGTACGCGTTCACCATCACTGCGGCCAACGGCGTCACACCCGATGCCACCCAGGCTTTCACGCTGACCGTCGACGAGGCTCCGCCGATCACGAGCGCGGCTGCGACCACGCTCACCGTCGGTACGGCCGGAGCGTTCACCGTCACCACCGGGCACGACTTCCCGACTGCTACCACGCTCACCGAGTCGGGTACGCTCCCGACCGGCGTCACATTCGTCGACAACGGCGACGGGATCGCCACCCTCGCTGGGACACCGGCCGGCGGGACCGGCGGGACGTACGCGTTCACCATCACTGCGGCCAACGGCGTCACTCCCAACGCCACCCAGACGTTCACACTCACCGTCGATGAGGCTCCGTCGATCACCAGTGCGGCTGCGACCACGCTCACTGTCGGTACGGCCGGAACCTTCACTGTTGCCACCGGGCATGACTTCCCGACCGCCACGCTCACCGAAACCGGCGCCCTCCCGGCCGGGGTCACGTTCGTCGACAGCGGCGACGGGACCGCCACCCTCGCCGGGACACCGGCCGCCGGGACCGGGGGCACATACTCCCTCACCGTCACCGCGGCCAACGGCGTTGCCCCCGACGCCACCCAGGCTTTCACACTCACCGTCGACGCCTCGCCGGTGTTCACGTCGACCACCATCGCGACCACCAGTCGGACTGGTACCGCGGTCTCGACCACACTCACCGCGAGTGGATTCCCAGTTCCGATTTTCTCCATAGCTTCGGGCCAATTGCCAACCGGATTGACGCTCAACCCGAACACCGGGGCGATCACCGGAACGCCGACGGCAGTCGGAACGTTCTCGGGTACGTTCGCGACAACTAACTCGGCCGGCGCGGCCGACCAGCCGTTTACGTTGACCATCAGCCCGTCCCAATTAAATCA